A window of Aeromicrobium sp. Root236 contains these coding sequences:
- a CDS encoding ABC transporter substrate-binding protein, with translation MNRIQPRRLVRQIGLLGVLSVTAVAVLSGCSSSGSDSSDGGRGFSEAKQDKNSTITVWVDATRVPAVKAFQKANPSIKVKTVTYDGSANGSNSFKTKMSLYDRAGKGWPDVVFSSQNNDASWATQGVAGKQPFAARLDKGLIPADTLSGFAKGSLNPCTVDGGVYCLRNDLAQTVLWYDSSLLKKFGYAVPKTWEEYQALGEKVAKEHPGYIVGSVGDTWTPEVFMWSSKCQANDVTDIRKVTVKTDSTECKRAASMLDTLVANKSLTKLSVFTPDFVKTYTGKVLLMPGPAWFAGAIFNNKESLNVPKGRLGVAAPLAWDGDSAVAGNVGGGTWFISSHSKNLANAATFAKFVTTDDAYQVDLGPGYPAYAAAADKWVQKQESSGYYATDLSGLTSAAGLVWDGWGFPSFSQEAIWAKTITPLISSGKSIEDNLDTWGTAIKNQAKVNGYQVND, from the coding sequence ATGAACCGCATCCAACCCCGCCGCCTGGTTCGGCAGATCGGCCTTCTCGGCGTCCTGAGCGTGACCGCCGTGGCCGTCCTCTCGGGATGCTCGAGCAGCGGAAGTGACAGCTCGGACGGAGGTCGCGGATTCTCCGAGGCCAAGCAGGACAAGAACAGCACGATCACCGTGTGGGTCGACGCGACCCGCGTCCCGGCGGTGAAGGCGTTCCAGAAGGCGAACCCGTCGATCAAGGTCAAGACCGTCACGTACGACGGATCGGCCAACGGGTCCAACTCCTTCAAGACGAAGATGTCCCTCTACGACCGCGCCGGCAAGGGCTGGCCCGACGTCGTCTTCTCGTCGCAGAACAACGACGCCTCGTGGGCGACTCAGGGCGTCGCCGGCAAGCAGCCCTTCGCCGCACGCCTCGACAAGGGCCTGATCCCCGCGGATACGCTGTCCGGCTTCGCCAAGGGCTCCCTCAACCCGTGCACCGTCGACGGTGGCGTCTACTGCCTCCGCAACGACCTGGCCCAGACGGTCCTCTGGTACGACAGCTCGCTGCTGAAGAAGTTCGGCTACGCCGTGCCCAAGACGTGGGAGGAGTACCAGGCGCTCGGCGAGAAGGTCGCCAAGGAGCACCCCGGCTACATCGTCGGCTCGGTCGGCGACACCTGGACGCCCGAGGTGTTCATGTGGTCGAGCAAGTGCCAGGCCAACGACGTGACCGACATCCGCAAGGTGACGGTCAAGACCGACTCCACCGAGTGCAAGCGCGCCGCGTCGATGCTCGACACCCTCGTGGCCAACAAGTCGCTGACCAAGCTGAGCGTCTTCACCCCCGACTTCGTGAAGACCTACACCGGCAAGGTCCTGCTGATGCCCGGACCGGCGTGGTTCGCCGGTGCGATCTTCAACAACAAGGAGTCGCTCAACGTCCCCAAGGGCCGCCTGGGCGTCGCCGCACCGCTCGCGTGGGACGGTGACTCCGCCGTGGCGGGCAACGTCGGCGGCGGCACGTGGTTCATCTCGAGCCACTCCAAGAACCTGGCCAACGCCGCCACGTTCGCGAAGTTCGTCACCACGGACGACGCGTACCAGGTGGACCTCGGCCCGGGCTACCCCGCGTACGCGGCAGCAGCCGACAAGTGGGTCCAGAAGCAGGAGTCCTCGGGCTACTACGCGACCGACCTGTCCGGCCTGACCTCGGCCGCCGGTCTGGTCTGGGACGGCTGGGGCTTCCCGTCGTTCAGCCAGGAGGCGATCTGGGCCAAGACCATCACGCCGCTGATCTCCTCGGGCAAGTCGATCGAGGACAATCTGGACACCTGGGGCACGGCCATCAAGAACCAGGCGAAGGTCAACGGTTACCAGGTCAATGACTGA
- a CDS encoding FadR/GntR family transcriptional regulator, whose amino-acid sequence MSGRGQIKDLQAPETRERPSDMLMRAIVDSIVAGRYEAEQALPPEAALAEHFGVSRTIVRESMKRLEEKGLVAVQQGRGTLVRAHASWNVLDPIVLGAVIAHDEELHTLDELTLVRGSLEGVMAAQAAERAGEEGRSELAAALDQMVALTDDYAQFSEADAVFHRTVMDLSDNFLASNIAYTLYSRARSFARFEGDPPADAIDLTLSEHRAVYEAIAAGDVAAAQRAMTDHIVGSWERRNPARKS is encoded by the coding sequence ATGAGTGGTCGAGGCCAGATCAAGGATCTGCAGGCGCCCGAGACCCGGGAGCGCCCGTCGGACATGTTGATGCGCGCGATCGTCGACTCGATCGTCGCCGGTCGCTACGAGGCGGAGCAGGCGCTTCCGCCGGAGGCCGCCCTGGCTGAGCACTTCGGGGTCAGTCGCACGATCGTGCGTGAGTCGATGAAGCGGCTCGAGGAGAAGGGTCTGGTGGCCGTGCAGCAGGGCCGCGGGACGCTCGTGCGCGCGCACGCGAGCTGGAACGTCCTCGATCCCATCGTGCTGGGCGCGGTCATCGCCCACGACGAGGAGCTGCACACCCTCGACGAGCTCACCCTGGTCCGGGGCTCGCTGGAGGGCGTCATGGCCGCGCAGGCCGCGGAACGCGCTGGTGAGGAAGGGCGCTCCGAGCTCGCCGCGGCGCTCGACCAGATGGTGGCGCTGACCGACGACTACGCCCAGTTCAGCGAGGCCGACGCGGTGTTCCACCGCACCGTCATGGACCTGTCCGACAACTTCCTGGCGAGCAACATCGCCTACACGCTCTACAGCCGCGCCCGCTCGTTCGCCCGGTTCGAGGGCGATCCGCCAGCTGACGCCATCGACCTGACGCTCTCGGAGCACCGCGCGGTCTACGAGGCCATCGCCGCCGGGGACGTCGCCGCGGCACAACGCGCCATGACCGATCACATCGTGGGCTCCTGGGAGCGCCGCAACCCGGCCCGCAAGTCCTGA
- a CDS encoding aldo/keto reductase, whose translation MGQSAVGAMKRRDYRRGGSLTELGLGGSQLGNLFQESTDAESEAAVVAAWQAGIRYFDTAPHYGLGLSERRLGRALAGRPRDEFVISSKVGRLLVDSPETADQQDDDGFVVPAATKRVFDFTRDGVLRSVESSLERLGLDRLDIAYLHDPDDHWEEASTTGVDALVELRDQGVVGAIGAGMNQSAMLAEFVRRTDVDIMMVAGRYTLLDQSAADDLLPMAAERGVSVVAAGVYNSGILSTSSVPDVAHFDYRAAPAAILDRARQIQAVCDLHGVDLPSAAVQFPLRRPDIASVVLGIRTAAHATSSVERATAPIPEEFWTALTDQGLVRA comes from the coding sequence GTGGGACAGTCAGCCGTGGGAGCCATGAAGCGACGGGACTACCGGCGAGGCGGATCGTTGACCGAGCTCGGCCTGGGAGGTTCGCAGCTCGGGAACCTCTTCCAGGAGTCGACCGATGCGGAGTCAGAGGCCGCGGTCGTGGCCGCCTGGCAGGCGGGCATCCGCTACTTCGACACCGCTCCGCACTACGGCCTCGGGCTGTCGGAGCGACGCCTCGGCCGCGCCCTGGCCGGTCGGCCTCGCGACGAGTTCGTCATCTCCAGCAAGGTCGGCCGGCTGCTCGTCGACTCCCCGGAGACGGCGGATCAACAAGATGACGACGGCTTCGTCGTCCCGGCGGCGACCAAGAGGGTCTTCGACTTCACCCGGGACGGCGTGTTGAGGTCGGTCGAGTCCAGCCTCGAGCGGCTGGGCCTCGACCGACTCGACATCGCCTATCTCCATGATCCGGACGACCACTGGGAAGAGGCCTCCACGACGGGTGTCGACGCACTGGTCGAGCTCCGCGACCAAGGGGTGGTGGGTGCGATCGGGGCCGGGATGAACCAGTCGGCGATGCTCGCCGAGTTCGTCCGCCGCACCGACGTCGACATCATGATGGTCGCCGGTCGCTACACGCTGCTCGACCAGTCCGCCGCCGACGACCTCCTGCCGATGGCCGCCGAGCGCGGCGTCAGCGTGGTGGCTGCGGGCGTCTACAACTCCGGCATCCTCAGCACGTCGTCGGTGCCGGATGTCGCTCACTTCGACTACCGGGCGGCGCCCGCGGCGATTCTCGACAGGGCGCGACAGATCCAGGCCGTGTGCGACCTCCACGGCGTCGACCTGCCGTCCGCGGCGGTCCAGTTCCCGCTGCGGCGGCCCGACATCGCGTCGGTGGTGCTGGGCATCCGTACGGCAGCGCACGCGACCTCGTCGGTCGAGCGGGCGACCGCCCCGATCCCTGAGGAGTTCTGGACCGCGCTGACCGACCAGGGGCTGGTGCGCGCGTGA
- a CDS encoding zinc-binding dehydrogenase, whose translation MRTERLDPLEPAEGQVQITVAYTGLCGTDLHIVHGNMDARVDRPLVFGHEMSGTVAATGPGVTTVSPGDRVTVMPLDWDGTCPACLAGHQHLCHHLNFIGIDSPGSLQELWTVPEQVVVRLPDGASLRHAALVEPVAVAAHDVRRSELTAGDKVVVLGGGPIGVLIATVARHAGAEVCVSEVDPTRLQQVEALGFRTLNAAQEDVESVVTEWTSGAGADVVFEVSGAPAAVLAATALAKVRGTIVVVAIHPTPRPLDLQRVFWRELRILGARVYEREDFDRAVQLIVDGVIPAEELITDVVPLEATADAFARLEAGTAMKMLVAVQDGAAS comes from the coding sequence GTGAGGACCGAACGCCTCGACCCGCTCGAGCCGGCAGAAGGACAGGTGCAGATCACGGTGGCCTACACCGGCCTCTGCGGCACCGACCTGCACATCGTGCACGGCAACATGGACGCGCGGGTCGACCGCCCGCTGGTGTTCGGCCACGAGATGAGCGGCACGGTGGCCGCCACCGGACCCGGCGTCACGACGGTGTCACCCGGTGATCGCGTGACCGTGATGCCGCTGGACTGGGACGGGACGTGCCCGGCGTGCCTGGCCGGGCACCAGCACCTCTGCCATCACCTCAACTTCATCGGCATCGACTCCCCCGGCTCGCTCCAGGAGCTGTGGACCGTGCCCGAGCAGGTCGTCGTACGCCTGCCGGACGGCGCATCCCTGCGGCACGCTGCCCTGGTCGAGCCGGTGGCGGTGGCAGCCCATGACGTACGCCGGTCGGAGCTGACGGCGGGCGACAAGGTCGTCGTCCTGGGCGGCGGGCCGATCGGCGTGCTGATCGCCACCGTCGCCCGGCACGCCGGCGCCGAGGTCTGCGTCTCCGAGGTCGATCCGACCAGGCTTCAGCAGGTCGAGGCGCTCGGATTCCGTACGCTCAACGCCGCGCAGGAGGACGTCGAGTCCGTCGTCACCGAGTGGACGTCGGGAGCCGGCGCCGACGTCGTGTTCGAGGTGTCCGGCGCGCCGGCGGCGGTCCTGGCCGCCACCGCGCTGGCGAAGGTGCGCGGCACGATCGTCGTGGTCGCGATCCACCCGACACCTCGGCCGCTCGACCTGCAGCGGGTGTTCTGGCGCGAGCTGCGCATCCTGGGCGCGCGGGTCTATGAGCGCGAGGACTTCGACCGAGCCGTCCAGCTGATCGTCGACGGCGTGATCCCTGCCGAGGAGCTGATCACGGACGTCGTGCCACTGGAAGCCACGGCCGACGCGTTCGCGCGGCTCGAGGCCGGCACCGCGATGAAGATGCTCGTGGCCGTGCAGGACGGGGCGGCGTCATGA